Part of the Nitrospirae bacterium YQR-1 genome is shown below.
CTTGCGCCTGTGTTTATTTCTGAATGCAACTCAGTATAAGAAATAATATATCAAACATTTTATTTCGTCAAGTTTTTTTTGTTGCAATTATCAGCGCCCGATGTGAATATTGAAAAAATATCTTTATCTTATGTCTGTGCTTAACCTCGTCTTCTGCCATTTTCACGATTCTTTCAGCAAGCCCTGGGATAATCCTGCAGAATGGTTGACAATATTTTGGGGTGCAGTATCTTCCCTGCATGATACGGAATAGTTACCCTGATTAGATCAGCAGCAGTCATTCTTGGCAGTTTATCACTCACACTGCTACTTCCATCATTGTAAGACTTATCGATTCAGTTTGAGGTATTTCCTCACCACTTTCGGTTCTATCTTCTATATGAAGCCGTATGGCATCCTTGATATTTTCCATAGCCTCTTCGTAGTTATCTCCCTGAGTGTAACAACCCTGGAGTTTAGGACAAAAAGCAAAATAGCCATCTTTATCTTTTTCGAT
Proteins encoded:
- a CDS encoding type II toxin-antitoxin system HicB family antitoxin; the protein is MSTYKFSVVIEKDKDGYFAFCPKLQGCYTQGDNYEEAMENIKDAIRLHIEDRTESGEEIPQTESISLTMMEVAV